agaggcaattaagatgttatcaataaggtcgcgcacggcggaaaacagggcggcggcctttgaaaagggcagcgtggcgctgatttgctttgaaaggggcagcgaggcgcttcaaaaaagcggcgtggcgccgcgccacgctaaaacggcctggataaaacactctTACCATTGAGGGGATATAATAACTCATCAACTTAACTTAGATTTGACGTAACCAAGATGACACACTTGTCTCTGCTTATATCGTTTGATAATAATAACGCAACCACATGGACTCATGAGCGTTGTAAGATCAGATAACAATTTATTGCATATCGTACGGAGGTTCCGaagatgtatcacgattgactcACGGATAGTACAATGACGATAACGGGACAGCGGGATAGTTTTAATGCGAAATTTATCGtaataaatgatataataatatattatcgaAACTATCGTAAAATCGTGTctttgtcatataaataaatCGTAATCGTCAACGTAGTGTCATGTACAGTATCATAATCAAGCTCATGGTTAACTTTGCACGACCTTTTGTAGTGCTAAGATTTTGTATCCTCgtgcatttaataatttaatagacTTGCTTACAgacttaaaaaatacaattttagatATTTTATCACAGCTTGCTTCCACAATTTAAAAAACTGTAAATAAGACAACGAAGTAACACAAATATCGCAGACTCATCCTGTTATTGTGTTggatgaaacatttaaaatctgCGGCCGTCCTAGCAAAGCTTTACATGAATAAATATACGATCTGgagagagaatgtcgcgagaatgtcgtgtgtcgacgttcgagcgcgacactcgacattctcgcgacattctctcaacgcacgacaaatcagtcgacagtcaacatggtcgacacacgacattctctcgacgctcaatacgacgcgcgacaaattagtcgacagtcaagattgtcatgcgtcgagagagcgtcgagagagcgtcgagagaatgtcgtgtgtcgaccggtgtgggagtaattttttcatatgcaagcaaggtgttatagtaactttttcagcataagtaaaaatagcggcatctagtagcagcaaaaacagcagcagcagcaacagcagcagcatcagcagtagcagcagcagaagcagcagtatcagcagcagcagtaacagcagcagtatcagcatcagtagcagtatcagcagtagcagtattagtagttattgtagtagtagtagtagctgcaatagaagcagaagcagcaaaaacagcagcagcagtagcagccgcagcagtagcagcagcagcagtagcagtagtagtagttgttgtagtagtagtagtagctgcagtagaagcagaggcagcataagcagcagcatcagtatcagcagcaggagtagcagcagcagcagaagcagtagcagaagcagcagtagtagcagcagcagtggcagcagtagcagcagaagcagaagtagcagcagtagcagtagtaaaagtattagtagttgttgtagtagtagtagtagtagtagctgcagtagaagcagtaacagcaacattggtagcaacagtagtagcagaagcagtagcagaataAGAAGTAGCGGCAGGAGCAGCAGCAATGGCAGTattagtagttgaagtagtagtagtagtagtagctgcagtagaagcagaagcagcagctgcagcagcatcagtagcagcagcatcagtagcagaagcagcagtagcagtagtagtagttgttgtagtagtagtagtagctgcagtagaagcattagcagcagcatcggtatcagcagcaggagtagcagcagcagcagtggcagcagcagcagcagtagaagtagcagcagcagcagtagcagtagcagtagtaacagtataagtagttgttgtagtagtagtagtagtagtagatgcagtagaagcagtaacagcagcatcagtagcaacagtagcagcagtagaagcagcagcatcagtagcagcagaagcagtagcagcagtagtaacagtagcagctgtagcaggattaacaggagtagcagcagtagtaacagtagcagcagtagcagcagcagcagcagcaacagcagtagcagcagcagtagtagcagtagcagctgtagcaggggaaacagcagtagcagcagtagcaggagtagcaatagtagcagaagtagcagcagtagtagtagtagaagttgtagcagtactagtagtagcagtagtagtagtagaagtagtagtagtagtagtagtagtagttgtagtagtagtagtagtagtagtagtagtagtagtagtagtagtagtagtagtagtagtagtagtagtagtagtagtagtagtagtagtagaagtagttgaagtagtagtagtagtagtagcagcagtagtagtagtagtagtagtagtagtagtagtagtagtagtagtagtagtagtagtagtagtagaagtagtagtagaagtaatggtagtgggactggtggtagtagtagtagtagtagttgtagtagtagcagaatcaggagtagtaatagtaacagtagcagtgtagtagctgttgcagcaccaccaacagtagcaggagtagtagttgttgtagtagctgcattagaagcagtagcagcacaactactactactactactactactaataataataataataataataatactgtaactgctgctgatgatactgtagctactgctgctactgctgctgctactgcttctactgctgctaatactactgctactgctggtggtgttggtacagctactacactgctactgctactattactactcctgattatgtcactactacaactactactaccactaccaccagtctcactaccactaccaatactaccagtctcctcgaaggtcgacacgcgacactcaacttggccctatccggattccgtatcacatgctttaaatgagaaaattaaataaatattttcgtaaacataatgataaatcccgaaagttgtttacatttcgtgacgtcatttgaagttacaacgtcatttcagcaaaataacaaaatgcgattggtcaataaacgaaaacttagcctataaaaacgctttaaaatgttgtattaaacatgtgtaatattaaaaaaaatatgtaatggttgtattacatgggaaacagggtatagcatgtgataaaacattgataaaacatggATACATCACTTCGAGACAATCTTggtatttctaaacaaaatagcgTAGTTTTTTTTCCGCGCATCCCGATTTGCTAGTGGTCAAGAACATCTACAAACAACAAGTTTGTAGATTTTTGAAATGTCAAATGCCGTACATAACGCTTCATAGATGACCCTCAAAATTCCTTGTTAAGTTGATACAGATTTCTTTATCAAATAATTTTTCCTTGGCGGGGAAAACAGATAACTAAACCTTATTTATACAACTGCAATTGactttcaaatgtatttaaacaaagtTTATCCACAATTTCACGATTTTCACCTTAATTGGGACCTCAAGAGgattattaatttcaaaattgaTTGTTCTTACAAAAGACATTTCCTATTTTTTCATTTTCCCTTTGAATTCTTTAGTTGAAATAATTCAACTGCAACAAGATGCACTTTATTAAATAGGAAAtggttctttttaacttttaggGAAGTTCATCACCACTATGTCACGTCTAGAtttataaaaacactgtaaagaCTTTCTGACCCGGACCTATGTTGCATCAAATATTATGTTACGAATGTGAAATATTGATTTTCACCCATTTAAAATTAGCTTTGTTTAAGGAATAACCTTGTTCTAGCTATTAAATATTGCGTGCACCTATTTTAAACCCGGTACGTTCAAGAAATTATTAGGTTACAGTTACGGATAATGGCAATGTAAGGGGTGGAGGGGggatgcgtatacgggagcttaccgggtttGAGTGATGCTTGTTGAAACTAACTTCGAAGATGGCGTTGTTTTTGTGTTTTCCGTTAAAGAGGAGGGTTATTTTTACCCGGTAAGCcactttgtttttatatttattttaaatcaatacgCTCTTTCGGCTCTATGGTGTTTGTGCTttcctcggttttttgtttcaacatcTTTAAAATTGAAGATTAAAGACGTCAGGATAAATTTTTTTAAAGGATAACCGTATACAAATATGTTGTCTACTAACGCGAATTGGATGTACAAACagcattttctcttataatacacattaTCGACACACGTGCGCAGTAGAATATCACTAAAATCACAATTATTTTATTCACCCGACGCCGTTTTATTTCTGATAAATAATGTATTGCCAAAAAATATTGGTTGTACGTAAAACCTGACAACAAACTGTATCAATTCACCAATTTTCAAGAGGATGGGTTGTGGGGATGCTGATTTACGAGATAATGTAATGTTTATCAGCCCCCTTcagttatattttaattaatttaatgtatttaataacgTGTCGCCCTTATGCTGATATGATTGTTTTAAACCGTTCTTTCACTGTCTTTTGAGATGATGCAGGTTCATCGGGCGTTCATAAGTGCGTCTGTCGTTGCAGTATATGCAATTAGGAATTTAAATTTGGGAGAGGACTGAGATACCaagccccattcatggaccacatgagttttaatttagaatataTCAGagagaatccttcaacagagccggactaaacaGCAAATTACATCACGCGAaccaaacaaaacatgtacatcTGGTATtcgttgtgtttttattttattttatacaatcTACATAAAAGAGTCTGACCTATAATTGCTATGACTGCTACTAGATTGCACGTTTCGTTCCTTAAATACCAAGATGCTAGTTTCTCacctttttgttttaaatcaaaataaccattatctgtgtttCGTTATTTCGTCCCGCAATGTATTTGCATTATGTTCAGCAGTTATATACATGATACAAAAATTCATTTGGGTCTGAATGGCttatttatgcatttgacatattaacattacttaagaTTAATAGGCAACgtaatgaacaaacaaacaaacgaaagAACCTTTCTAAGTAAACCAATACTTTATTTTCTCAAAACAGCAGTCTTAGATAATGTATATTCATTTTAGTTATAATCTAGAgagaaaacatgcatttattgatCATTTCTACTgaaaatcatatcgtgtattgaaTTTTAACTAATCTTTTTATCCACTACAagttcactttttgcgattatgaTATATTACCCAACTTTGAACCTGTTAATAAGAAAGTCCTCTTCTAAGCAAGCATCGGGTAGTCCAAACTGCTTCAGACATTCCGAATCGCAATAATGGTTGTATGTTGTCTCATCAACCTTATAATAGAATAACAGTAAGTGGCGTCACTTTTAAATTGCCTCTTTTTCGACAACATGTGTGCTGCACAGGCTAAAACGTGGGAcgttgaaggggccttttcacagattttggcagatattgaagtttgtcgttaaatagTTTATACCGATAAAGCATCCAAAACTTAGACCACTCGGCGATCCGTGCTTATACAagtaatgatgtattttatactttatatacgcaatccaagtagtttcacaaaatataacgacaacaacagaactctcaaaattattcaatcgtttcgcattgcaacgctttataagttttaggtttttaaataatcaaaagatgcaaataattgatattttagagcatagttaatgttcagtattacaacatgtttcctaacaaatatcatagcaacaacaaaaatgcgcgaatctattttctttaatttttttcaatgtaccaaaacatgaaataacccctttaatcttgtttttttatcGAATTTGACATTATGTCATCTGTGTTTAAAAACACTTTAGCCTAAGTGCAAGCAAATGTGTTGACTTTGTTGAAAAATGAGATCGGTGCAACAGATATAAATTGCAAACAATCATATTTTAGCCATAAATCATGCGGCTTTTTGTGCAAATTAAGCTtatcaaattaaaaacattatttttctttcataagcCTGTCTAAAGACGTCGAGGCGCGGTTTAACCCGGATTTCGGTGTATAGTGTGACAAATCAAATGTTATCGCAGCCAGAAAATAAACTGCTATCAAATCGCCAGGTTGTCCGTCATTATACTGATAAATTgtacactttttaattgatgcatTACGATAATGCGCCCTATACGAATGTTGGTTCCATGTGGACCATAATACAGCCCAAATACTGCCATGGCCCAGATTCAAATGCGGGATGTTGAAACAGTTGGTTGTTCGAATTAAAGGCATTGCATTTACTATCTATCAAACGTATCCGATAACACTTCAGCGTTTATGTGGAAACgaaataagttttatttgttattaaacaACGTTCATCATAGTTGGGATTGCATCTAAGCGTCAGGTTGAATCGAAGAGTCACGTTAATCGTAGCGTCGGGCTGCACGAAAGTTTCGGCTTGCTCGTAGAGTCACGTTAATCGTAGCATCGGGTTGAATGGAAGATTCGGGTTGAATCGAAAGGTCACGTTAATCGAAACGTCGGGTTGAATGGAAGAGTCGGGTTGATCGGAGAGTAACGTTTATAGTAACGTCGGGTTTGATGGTTGTGTCAGATTGATTCACAAAGTCACGTTATCGTTGCAATGTAGCATGTAATCCGTCCGTCGTGTTGCATTCGTTTCATGTGTTAGTCTGTTTTGGTCCCATATCTTTGTGTTCGTTTTGTTCTGTTactgtaagtttcaatgttcatCAACAACTTGTATGTTCTACCTGTGGATAAGCCCCTTTAACATGGGTTGTCAATTGGGAATCGGGATAATGACAGACCACGGAACGCTATAAAGTTAACGCTCAACCTTTCAGTCGAACCATAAAACGTATAGTTATGTGCAAAGCGTTATCGTATGTTAAAAGGTGTTATCGTTAGTGTTGCAGTGATTAAGCCGTTTTAAGAATACATGTACACGAAGTGAAACCTTTAACTCCTTAACCATCATTTGGTGGACATATGTGGGGATAGCCATGATGTCTATTTGGATGTCTTGTTTGGTCACTTTCTCGTCGTTACGGGTACGAATTGTTTCAGtatgttcaatttatttcaaTAGGCCTTTCTTAAAAAGATATTAACAAATTGTCGATATTTTTAATTGCTATATTTTCTTTCATGCATTATTATGTTCTTTCAAGATCCATATTTTCATCGTATATAATTCCAGGTGTATACAGTAGCGGACACAATACCTGTGTTAGACACTCTGGAGAGAATTGCCATCTTTGGGACGGATGCCTCCACTGActgtatgtaaaataaatgtgtgttgttGATGTATTACGTTTCTGCTACAGCGTTTTGTGTCTTAATTGTGTTTACAGAAATTGATTTGAAtcttatatttattaacatactTCAATAACCGCGCGCATTCCTATTTTCTTTTTTGATAAATTCCATTctcttaaatttaaatattttatttgtttattctcAACTACTGAACAAAgattttttgttacaaatatttgtttttcaaacacttAATTTCAAATGTGTATATTATTGATACCAAATGCACTTTAAAAAATGGTCATTTATAACGAAACCCTATATTTACAATACACATAACCTGTAAATAAAAACAGAAGTGATTTGGTAATAACTCTTTATTTCCCATAACGAATTACTCAGCACCCCGCCCCATACAGTTGCAATCCCGTCCATGCATCTGCTGATAGATGTTTCACGTTTTCAGTGCCGGTTGTTTTGCGATATTATATAACTCATATAACATTATTACTGATCTGcatgtgaatatattgttcacgtTCTCAGTGCCGGAATACCAGTCGGTTGTCGTGCATCTCTTGAACGGAACGGAACATTCCGACGTCGACGTCAAGCAATTCCGGAAGCGGCCGCCAACACTGCAGTACCGAGTGTCGTTCGGCAACGAAACGTTCACGATCAATCTGCGAAAGAATACGAACATGATTTCATCGGGTAATATATATGAATCGGACTCTTGGAAAACGgaacttaatgcatgcgcgtaaagtgtcgtccctgattagcctgtgctgttcgtACAGGCTAATTATTGATGACtctttccgcctagactagatGTTTGTTTGAAAGTAagtatttaaatcaatttaatccatcaaagcggaaagtacCTTCCCTAAAGAGactctgcggactgcacaagctaatctgtgacaacactttacgcacatgcattaagacccgatTTCTTAAAGCGCGGCTAAATTATGAATAGCTCCATAACATTGGCATGGCCGATTTTTCATATTAAACCTCAATCTCTGATAAAGCTGAATAATCTGTGTGTAGTCTGGACATGGTATTTTCTGTTTCCCTTCGCAGGCTGCATCATTCGGCACGTGAAcgtatgtgcgtaaaatgtcgttccatATAAGCatgtccagtccgcacaggcttatcagggacgacacgttccgccttaactggattttgtcTACTATAaatgaacaattccataaaagcggaaagtgccgtcacctcgaggaatgcacaggctaatctgggatgacactttacccacgtgcattaagcccagtttttccagaacgggGCTAAAATGTATTTGCAGGCTGCATCATCCGTCAAGTGAATGGAAGCGGCCACTCAACGGTGAGCCCCTGCATGGAGCATGACGTCACGTGCTACTACACCGGAACTACCAGCGCCCACAACGACTCCTGGGTGGCGGCCAGCGTCTGTGGAGGGCTGGTAAGGCCGTGTGGGTCGATGACATAGGGAGCTTGTTTCATTGATTTAAGGTCATAATGAAGTAGCAGATAAAGCGTCCCTCTTTGATGTCCCAGTTTAAACCACATTTCATGAGCGATCTTAAGATATTTCGAAAGAAACCACGTACTTGTTCTTCCCAAGATAAAGATTCGGAAAACATTTGACCTTCATTAAACTGAGCTAGAATCCAATAAGTTGAAACTGATTTCAGTGCAAAAATTGTTAACTTTAAGGGAGTGGGcgtaaatcaaatacatgtactagtTAAAATATAGTGATATTGTCCTCTTATGTGATGTTTTTGTTGCGATATCGATcacttttaaagaaatgtgataaataatcgatttaaaaaaaatcattgaggtTAAAGAAGTTTAACAATCCTACGGATATagaaaatgaatataataaaaaaatcaaattatttataattcatttgTTAACAGAAGCGAATCTTATTTCTTGTGAAAagattttgaaaagaaaatattgtttCTTCACAAAAAAGGATGCTCAGTTTTTGCAACACGAATCACCCcctttgaacatttattttaaggtCAAAAGAACCATAAAAAACATGATTGTAttccaatattgaaataaaaaaatgatgttcTCTTGACAGAAAGGGTTGCTCAGTTTCGGCAACACGAGCCTGTTCATCTACCCCATGAAGCGGACGTCGGATCAGACGTCAACGTCAGCGTCGCCCAATCATCTGATCTACCGGTACCAGGGAGACAAGCACGTGTGCAAGACGGAAGGTAGGACTACGCACACTTAACATATTACACTGTCCATTCAAATATCGTTTAAAAGAAAATGTCGGCGGTCTTTATTTAGTGGTGACTTTATACTACAGTAAATACGCACGTTAATCACGGTTTTCATATGTATGACTCTCgttttggattgtttttgctgattgaaaatcGAAGTTTAGCTATCACAATTCGCtattatattatatgaaaacTTTCTTGATGAAAAGGTAAAACTCGTTgatgtaataatattttaataatgaaatatagaGAACATAATACGTTCCTCAGCTTTGATCGGTGTTTGCCGTTTGCAGACGACGTTACCGACATACTCTATCCCACTTCTCAAGCACAAGGGAGGCACCAGGTCAACGAAATGAAAACCAGGTGAGATCACAGGGCTTATGTTTCGATTAAGTTCAGACCTTGGTGTgtcagttgtatcccttgtatacattaagcagtgctctgtgaaatgggggattaattcatgtgcgaaatgtgtcgtaccagattagcatgtgcagtacgcacaggctaatcagagaagacactttccgcttcatggtatttttcgtttacagatagtctcttctttacaaaaatccagtttagggggaaagtgtcgcccctgattagcctgtgcggactgcatagtttaatctgggacgacacattacgcacatgcattaaacccccttttcacagagcgcggatcATAAATTTATAGTATACTAAGTATTTTTCATAAAAGTCTCTGTGCGAGAGGCCTATGGATGTTTGTACCATGTAAGATGctgtatttcttattatttttttccaaatctaACACACCAAAAATAGATCATTTTAGGCGTGTATCAATAATACCAGTCGACGAAGGAGCGGCATACAATTGAATTAAAACAATCATCCAACGCAATTCAGCCAGTGTGAAACATTTGACATACTTGTAGACACTTGACGGCAGTGTGTTCGACcaattttattacatttaacatcACACAATGCATGGTTTACGATACCCTGAAATAACAGCAGCGTTCATAATTCCAAAGACAACACACACTTTGGCTCAGTTACAAATACAGGACTAGGTGTGAAACTGTCGCTTCATTGAAATAGCTCTATGTGGAATACAATAGATCTCAATGAttgttataaacaaaacaaacctACAGTTTGAACAGCCTCATTATAACATTTGGTCCTTTAAATATCTTGCAATAGACCGATCGCAAAGCTGTATGACGAAATACACCAAACACTGGACACAACACTAGGCACGAAAACACACACGTATAATAATCCTTACATAATATCCATAGTAGAGCTATACTGAATGAATGCTGAAACCTTGTCTTCTATGTTCTGTCTTATATAATGTCCTCTTGTGTGGTGATTATCTCTATGTATAATCACTAATTCATCATGTCTGACTGACAACGTTACTAAGCAACTTACGTAATCCAAACTTTATTGCAAAGAAGATTACCCATACACGTTATAGttgttctatttttattatttgttactagaattaaatgttattttgccGCAATGAAGCAAGTACAACTTTTTTTAATGCGTTGGCTTTTTTACCGGTCAATAAACACCTTAGTCAAACCTTGAAGTTATAGTTTTTGTATTTTCTATTGATAAACTATTTGTTTCTTTAACAATAAGATTGTACATTTCCAGTTGTTGGTACATTGCCAATTGTTTATACATTGTAAGTTGTTTGTTGTGATCATGTTTCCTTTCACGCTACAGGTACATAGAGGCGGGGATCGTTGTCGACCCTGTCATGGCGAGATTCCACAACGACAACATTTTCCAGTACGTCTTCACTGGCTTTAACATCGTAAGTGATTGAACAGTACGTCTTCACTGGCTTTAACATCGTAAGTGATTGTACAGTACGTCTTGACTGGCTTTAACATCGTAAGTGATTGTACAGTATGCCTTCACTGGCTTTAACATCGTAAGTGATTGGAAATTATATTGGTTGTTTGTAGGGCTAGTCAAAATTAGATAAATAACGTGAAATTTCGGGTTTTTCGGGTCAGTGTTTAAATAAGTTTATACAAAAAAGACAGCTGCATTTTATAACGCGATTCCTTTATCGGAATAATTTGTCGCAGCAATCAGCagttaatgtattatatatatattataattaatcaAATATTGACTAAAATActgaaacatgtatttatttattatttatttagtatcgaccaaatttttaaaattgggtttaatacatgtgcgtaatgtttcgtcccagataagcctttgctgTCCGAAGCCTAAATACATTTTTGTCAAGAACAGTCTTCtgtttaacgaaaaataaaataaaggcgaaaagtgtcgtcactgattagcaaTTCATTTAACCCCATTTCGAATAGCGCGGCCCAACTATAAGTTTTGTATAGAATTAAgatattcattaaacattatttacttgAGAGAACGATACAAACCACAGAAACAACTACATATTTTCAACATCTCATAAAGTTTGTCTTACTTTAATGTGAAGGCAAAGTAAGAACTTATTAAGATTTGCTTTACAAGCAGTTTCCAGTGTAAGTCGATTTAGAGTTTCAAGACAAGTTCCGTTTCAGAAATTCGCCAtgttattttcaaacatatttttaccatgtttcagcAAACCAAACATAAACTAACATTCGTTTGGTGCTTGCATTTTCTAAATTTGGAAATGAAAGCGACTCTTACAAAAGCTTGAGAATACACTATGACACCACATATTTAATCCAACTACAAATAAACCAAGCGTATTCTCTTTCATGAATTAGCGACACGACCAGGTAAAGTAGCCAAACCTTTGTATCGGCTCCGCAAGTAATTTTTGGTCCCGCGAAACCGTTTTATTTTAGTATCAATTGTAGTAATAGCTGTTTGTATTCTCGATCAAATCTGTTAGTACGTTTacattttgattttattaaaaacaaaattcttaTTGATGATAAAATATTCGTATATGGCTGTTTATTAAGATGTTAGTACGAATCTAAGTATAACTGTCGTTTCCATAACGAGTTTCGTATAAttcgtttaaccctttcccccattagaagcaaagtgaaaatggcttttgcaaccagcataaaaccagaacagcctgcgagtaactcgccgtctgttcaagttttatgctgtttgctgttggAAATAAAAAcctttaaagcttgaatctagtaagaaaagtcttaaattaattttaataattttttttttaagggactacaaatgcgtaaaaatatgtatctaagaggtaaagggttaatgtatgTCCGCGTTCCTATTACGAGATACGTTAGTAGCAGTTGTGGATTGCAATGTTATATACGTAAATCGATTTGGTAacgttaatataatatttttaatttgtcaaatacTAGTTTGTGTTCAAATGAGTTAAAGATATGTTTTCCATAAATTTAATATCTAGAAATGTTTTCATGAGATCTTACATGACTTGtacatgttattatttgtttcaggCGTCGAAGTTGTTCGCAGACCGGTCCATTGGCACGTTGATGAAACTCTTATTGTCAGAGATCATTGTGTTCAACTCGTCCAATGTTAGTAACTTTGTTATGGAGGCCCGTTAAAGCCATGAATGTTGATTAAAATCGTTAAGTCAGAGACAGTTGTGATCGTCCAATATAGGTCAATGTTGTATGGTGTACCATAAAATACATTATCGTTTATCAAACTCGTGATATCCACGATAGTTGAGTTCAACTCGTCCAATACATGTGACTGAGGTACGGTGCCCGTTTCATGATACCGTTGTTTCTATAAAAGTCGCATATGGAACAAGAGGGCCTTGTTGTCCCTTAAGTGCTTACCTTTTATCAAAAAACACCAATTGCCGAAGATTTCACTTGATGACCTTTGTTAAACCAACTAGACGCAGATCCGAACTTgtactatatatatttctaaaataagaattgtgttgttgttttttcaacaatATTGATTCCCACATGTCACTTTTATATTTGTTACAAAG
This is a stretch of genomic DNA from Dreissena polymorpha isolate Duluth1 chromosome 7, UMN_Dpol_1.0, whole genome shotgun sequence. It encodes these proteins:
- the LOC127839531 gene encoding A disintegrin and metalloproteinase with thrombospondin motifs 6-like, encoding MMSIWMSCLVTFSSLRVYTVADTIPVLDTLERIAIFGTDASTDLPEYQSVVVHLLNGTEHSDVDVKQFRKRPPTLQYRVSFGNETFTINLRKNTNMISSGCIIRQVNGSGHSTVSPCMEHDVTCYYTGTTSAHNDSWVAASVCGGLKGLLSFGNTSLFIYPMKRTSDQTSTSASPNHLIYRYQGDKHVCKTEDDVTDILYPTSQAQGRHQVNEMKTRYIEAGIVVDPVMARFHNDNIFQYVFTGFNIASKLFADRSIGTLMKLLLSEIIVFNSSNGFDVSDTVDAKKTMNSFCEWQSKHHTLNTTDVTILLTRNDIEYGANDNGKSTIGLAFPSGACKIRDKCAVVEDTGPVFGITLAHEIGHLIGMSHDNDSHCSPALMSAYGNSGVDAFRWSNCSAKELNNNR